GCCTAACATGATGGCTGGCGTGGGTGGCGTTCCTAATCATTCAAACAATGTGAATCGTCGTAATAGAGTTCGCGTAACATTACATACGATGATGTTAGAGAAACTACCATTACACGAGGCAGCGCGGTTGGAAATGAAGGCGCTACCCAGCAAGACACCTGTCTCTGTTCTTCAAGAATTACTTTCTCGTAGAGGCACAATACCGAAGTATGAACTGGTCCAAATCGAGGGAGCTATCCATGAGCCTACTTTTCGATATAGAGTCACCGTTGCTGATGTTGTTGGTACGTATATTTgttgtacatttattttagcTGGCAACAGGGAGCATATTAATTGATAAGTGCATGACTATTCAGAAGCAGATCCAATTGTTTCAGCAATGGGAACTGGCAGGTCCAAGAAGGAAGCAAAACACGCCGCCGCAAAAGCTGTACTCGATAAATTAATCGGAGTTAATACCGAATCTGCAGAATCTCCACTTCCAAATAGTTTACCTGAGTAAGTATATCGCTTGTCGCGAGTTAAACTTCTACATTCaaagtacttgaaattaaattattcaataatgtgCTTTTACGTAGCTCCCAAAATTTACAAGAACTGCAGTCGTATGGGGAAGAGAAGGTAGTAAACAACCCAATTGGAGCCTTACAAGAAATGTGTATGTCGCGTCATTGGCCACCGCCAAAATACACAATGGAAGGTGAAGAAGGTTTACCTCATGAAAGGCAATTCACTATTGTTTGTACAATCCTAAAATATCGCGAGATCGGCCAGGGAAAGAGTAAAAAGGTCGCCAAGAGACATGCTGCTCACAAGATGTGGCAAGCTTTGCATGACATGAACAATCAAGCTCCTTCTGTGGACGAGGATGAGGTAAGAACTTGTCTTCTCATTTTGTTGATTGTTGTTAGAAAATGGATATTTcgttatatattgtatatttaacatttattactgtcgctgttttaaaaatttgtacatttcAATTCCTTGCGGTAACGCGTTTAGTTATGGATGTccctaaaaatattttggagcTAATAACGTAATAACGTACATTGTCTTAAAAAATTCATggattttgctaaaaaaaaagtaggaCGCGACATGCAACCGAAAGGATGATACAAATTTTACGACAGttatgaaatatacaataGAAAAGAATTAACGGCATTGATTGGTGGTGGTATTTAgtttacatgtatatatatatatatgtgttagAATACCTGATATGTATGCGTGTTTGTTGTGTGTATGCACACACACCCgcgtgtatgtatgtgtgtatatggGTGCGTGTATTTAGAGAAGTGGAAGTGATTTTGGCTTTAACGCCATTCGGTAACATTGTGAGCTATCTTTCCGATCTGTTTAAATCTATAACGGACCATTATTTGGGTAATATGTATCATATTTCAATGTGCGACTAACgtgtatttgtatattttattttgaaagtaaTCACGCTTGGGTCATATCCACTTCATTTAAGTTTTTATGTAAACGTGAAGTAGCTATTAATGAAGCATTCTTTGTCACTTATATGCTTAACAAAGAGttttacatgtatattaaTTGTCCATTATAGATTGTGCAAAGAAATACAAACGTGAGCGCCCGTTATGCCGATCTGAAAGGTAGCAAAATCTCGACACTGTCAACAGTGCATAGTGTCCAAGTTTCGAAATTTCACAAGAGTCTCAAGTCATCCACAGGTGTTAAGCTTTTTCAACTGCAGGTTTGTATTCAGATTTGATGAGTAGAAGAATTAACGTTCCGATATATGCTCTTTTGTTTTCTCTACAAGAAAAAGTGTTCATTAATATGCAAAACGTTCATATCTGTAAATTAGAATTATCTGCAAATTATTCTGATTTTGTTGCAGAATACTTGTTTCAATGACGGGGATGTAAATTTGGTACAATTCTTACAAGAAATTGCGTCAGAGCAGCAGTTCGAAGTAACTTATGTtgatattgaagaaaaatctaTCAGTGGTaagttcaaaatatataagaaaggTTTTATTCGCTTATAGACAAAATcacaaattttcttattatattatattacatttatcatCCAGTAAGTACAATATCAACGGCCACATCATCTTCATTAGTAGGAATATCCTCTCGGATCTGTTCCTTAAATCCTATTGCAATTAGATATGGCCTTGTGTTTTGTTTTTGAAAACacctttttaaatatttatcataatatcCCATTCCATGTCCCAAACGTTTTcctaataagtaataaaataataatgaaaaaaaaatgataataaaagatgcaatttatttatttttatttatataaatttttataagatgtTAATATTCAGCAAAACTTACCATTTCTAGTGAAAGCAACACCtggcaaaattattaaatctaatccatctaaaataaaatttacggaatttattattaattaataaatgttagaaataagcttaattaaaatttattatctgatATCGTTAGGCTTTATCTGTTTTACCTGTTTCTAATGCATTTTCACGACAGTCAACAATATTTGGCTGTTTAATATTCCATTTCGTTAGTGGCAATGTCTCATAATCTTCTATTGACTTCAATTTTACCATCTCCATA
This window of the Linepithema humile isolate Giens D197 chromosome 1, Lhum_UNIL_v1.0, whole genome shotgun sequence genome carries:
- the LOC105672041 gene encoding protein Loquacious-like isoform X5, translating into MEEMHQPQQVGPNMMAGVGGVPNHSNNVNRRNRVRVTLHTMMLEKLPLHEAARLEMKALPSKTPVSVLQELLSRRGTIPKYELVQIEGAIHEPTFRYRVTVADVVAMGTGRSKKEAKHAAAKAVLDKLIGVNTESAESPLPNSLPDSQNLQELQSYGEEKVVNNPIGALQEMCMSRHWPPPKYTMEGEEGLPHERQFTIVCTILKYREIGQGKSKKVAKRHAAHKMWQALHDMNNQAPSVDEDENTCFNDGDVNLVQFLQEIASEQQFEVTYVDIEEKSISGKFQCLVQLSTLPVAVCYGCGVTSKDAQASAAQNALEYLKIMTKK
- the LOC105672041 gene encoding protein Loquacious-like isoform X1, which gives rise to MEEMHQPQQVGPNMMAGVGGVPNHSNNVNRRNRVRVTLHTMMLEKLPLHEAARLEMKALPSKTPVSVLQELLSRRGTIPKYELVQIEGAIHEPTFRYRVTVADVVEADPIVSAMGTGRSKKEAKHAAAKAVLDKLIGVNTESAESPLPNSLPDSQNLQELQSYGEEKVVNNPIGALQEMCMSRHWPPPKYTMEGEEGLPHERQFTIVCTILKYREIGQGKSKKVAKRHAAHKMWQALHDMNNQAPSVDEDEIVQRNTNVSARYADLKGSKISTLSTVHSVQVSKFHKSLKSSTGVKLFQLQNTCFNDGDVNLVQFLQEIASEQQFEVTYVDIEEKSISGKFQCLVQLSTLPVAVCYGCGVTSKDAQASAAQNALEYLKIMTKK
- the LOC105672041 gene encoding protein Loquacious-like isoform X4 gives rise to the protein MEEMHQPQQVGPNMMAGVGGVPNHSNNVNRRNRVRVTLHTMMLEKLPLHEAARLEMKALPSKTPVSVLQELLSRRGTIPKYELVQIEGAIHEPTFRYRVTVADVVEADPIVSAMGTGRSKKEAKHAAAKAVLDKLIGVNTESAESPLPNSLPDSQNLQELQSYGEEKVVNNPIGALQEMCMSRHWPPPKYTMEGEEGLPHERQFTIVCTILKYREIGQGKSKKVAKRHAAHKMWQALHDMNNQAPSVDEDENTCFNDGDVNLVQFLQEIASEQQFEVTYVDIEEKSISGKFQCLVQLSTLPVAVCYGCGVTSKDAQASAAQNALEYLKIMTKK
- the LOC105672041 gene encoding protein Loquacious-like isoform X3, producing MEEMHQPQQVGPNMMAGVGGVPNHSNNVNRRNRVRVTLHTMMLEKLPLHEAARLEMKALPSKTPVSVLQELLSRRGTIPKYELVQIEGAIHEPTFRYRVTVADVVAMGTGRSKKEAKHAAAKAVLDKLIGVNTESAESPLPNSLPDSQNLQELQSYGEEKVVNNPIGALQEMCMSRHWPPPKYTMEGEEGLPHERQFTIVCTILKYREIGQGKSKKVAKRHAAHKMWQALHDMNNQAPSVDEDEIVQRNTNVSARYADLKGSKISTLSTVHSVQVSKFHKSLKSSTGVKLFQLQNTCFNDGDVNLVQFLQEIASEQQFEVTYVDIEEKSISGKFQCLVQLSTLPVAVCYGCGVTSKDAQASAAQNALEYLKIMTKK
- the LOC105672041 gene encoding protein Loquacious-like isoform X2 translates to MEEMHQPQQVGPNMMAGVGGVPNHSNNVNRRNRVRVTLHTMMLEKLPLHEAARLEMKALPSKTPVSVLQELLSRRGTIPKYELVQIEGAIHEPTFRYRVTVADVVDPIVSAMGTGRSKKEAKHAAAKAVLDKLIGVNTESAESPLPNSLPDSQNLQELQSYGEEKVVNNPIGALQEMCMSRHWPPPKYTMEGEEGLPHERQFTIVCTILKYREIGQGKSKKVAKRHAAHKMWQALHDMNNQAPSVDEDEIVQRNTNVSARYADLKGSKISTLSTVHSVQVSKFHKSLKSSTGVKLFQLQNTCFNDGDVNLVQFLQEIASEQQFEVTYVDIEEKSISGKFQCLVQLSTLPVAVCYGCGVTSKDAQASAAQNALEYLKIMTKK
- the Mthfs gene encoding 5-formyltetrahydrofolate cyclo-ligase isoform X2; its protein translation is MYKQSISSGTSNNMAALTSAKSVLRKEIKDILINVNSEEKREQSANVFRKLCALKQYQESKRVSLYLSTKDEIDTVPILKHIFDMGKEAFVPQYRGKNMEMVKLKSIEDYETLPLTKWNIKQPNIVDCRENALETDGLDLIILPGVAFTRNGKRLGHGMGYYDKYLKRCFQKQNTRPYLIAIGFKEQIREDIPTNEDDVAVDIVLTG